A region from the Aphis gossypii isolate Hap1 chromosome 1, ASM2018417v2, whole genome shotgun sequence genome encodes:
- the LOC114126098 gene encoding sushi, von Willebrand factor type A, EGF and pentraxin domain-containing protein 1, translating to MRIKIYAAILLVVTLPYVLSQIQTPGTGLFSCPSGWELKGLHCYKFFSIKHSWENAAQLCNRYGSDLVLIESYTENNYTASLARRSLGPADRNNQKYWLGLASLDDLRTNTLEYAGGVLVSQYSGFWSLSQPDPSSGECVDVTVTDEQQSWELQTCESLLPFLCRANACPTGSFHCSNGRCINSAFKCDKQNDCGDWSDELDCSSNCHYYMANSGDVVESPNYPHKYEALSNCKWTLEGPQGHNILLQFQEFETEKSFDTVQILVGGRTEDKAVNLATLSGKMDLSNKMFVSASNFMIVKFSSDASVERKGFRASWKTEPQICGGNLRATTQPQPLTSPGYPNNYPGGLECLYTITAQAGRIITLEIEDLELQQNRDFVLIRDGDSPKSQPIGRLTGSLENNPRLLMSTGNQMYLYFKTSLGDSKKGFKIKYSQGCKATITAANGTIASPTFGLSNYPSNLECLIKIKNPTMSPLSLKFDAFVLHQSDYVQVYDGASTSGLRLHPNNGFTGSTPPKITLTAASGEMLVRFVTDALHNQKGWHATFSADCPTLKPGEGALESNRDTAFGTTVTFSCPVGQEFATGKSKITTECLIGGNWSVSYIPKCQEVYCGPVPQIDNGFSTGSTNVTYRGQAMYQCYAGFAFPTNEPIEKVSCLADGRWERLPTCLASQCPPLPETPHANFTVLNGGGRSYGTIVRFQCESGYVRSGHPVVLCMSNGTWSSGVPVCSRAECPVLPEINNGFVIDQTRKYFYGDEARVQCHRGFKLTGGPSIIKCGANQTFSNVPKCEDVNECAASQCDLSSTECVNNLGGFHCRCKTGFAPTMECRPVGDLGMISGGISDDSITVSGSEPSFTKEMMRLNTMRGWCGTNVEPGDNWVLIDLKAPTVIRGFRSQGVMRGSNKIAFSSAIRIQYSNNLTDVFRDYTNPDGTPVEFRILEPSLSVLNFPMPIEAQYIKLKIQDYVVAPCLKLELVGCTRLDCVDINECSVNNGGCQQKCINSPGSYACSCNIGYELYVKNGTAGFVINEFESGERDGDVYQRNKTCVPVMCPNLQAPENGMVLSTKESYHFGDLVNFQCKFGYVMAGSASLLCTSTGAWNGTVPQCQFAKCVSLPDDKVEGLKVSRFEKEAVLVPFKENVTLKCENPGRTLRGTATSGFRQCVYDPKPGFPEYWLSGATPSCPRVDCGVPMPTAGAEYGNFKDTRYQSSFFFGCQDTFKLAGQTDKNDNVVRCQANGVWDFGDLRCEGPVCQDPGRPTDGYQLATSYEQGSEVQFGCNKPGYILINPRPITCIREPECKVIKPLGLTSGRIPDSAINATSERPNYEARNIRLNSVTGWCGKQEAFTYVSVDLGQVHRVKAILVKGVVTNDIVGRPTEIRFFYKQEEKENFVVYFPNFNLTMRDPGNFGELAMITLPKYVQARFVILGIVSYMDNACLKFELMGCEEPKVEPLLGFDYGHSPCVDNEPPVFQNCPTQPIIVRRGPNGIEPVNMTEPVPIDNSGSIARLEVKPQSFKLPFYTFQDTAVKYVAFDFDGNVAICEINITVTDETPPQLSCPQSYVIELVNKQDNYVVNFNETRRRINVSDASGEVTLTFNPDRASIAIGDFENVTVTAADKFGNKATCYFQVSVQATPCVDWDLKPPSNGALNCLPTDDSGLECIATCKAGFRFTDGQPTKSFTCEQRSLWSPSSVVPDCVSEDTHQADYHVVPSVTYRANGAVPSLCLRQYADILSQHYGPLNDILTERCSAVKVNMNVSFIDTKPQLLDENLVQIDFVLGVLPEVRQPQLYDFCGSTLNLVFDLSVSYASAAIEPLLNISAVANQCPPLKALRSSVSKGFTCNIGEVLNMDTNQVPRCLHCPAGTYAGIKQTSCMPCARGYYQDTARQGACMKCPNGTYTKELGSKSLKDCIPVCGYGTYSPTGLVPCLECPRNSYTSEPPTSGFKECVSCPPSMFTYQPSAPNKDFCRAKCPPGQYSETGLAPCSPCPPNHYQAASGQTVCMGCPTNTRTKGAGAAGRDECQSIVCTESSCLHGGLCVPLGHGIQCFCPAGFSGKRCEIDIDECASQPCFNGGSCIDLPQGYRCQCKNGFSGINCQEEKSDCRNDTCPERAMCKDEPGLGNFTCLCRSGYTGQNCDMTIDPCMETINPCKNSATCTALKQGRYKCECKPGWEGEHCDVNIDDCAERPCLLGAACTDLINDFKCACPPGFTGKRCETKIDICAANPCQNGVCVDRLFSHQCVCHPGWTGAACEINIDDCASNPCGNNGECTDMVNGYSCTCDVGYTGKRCQHLIDDCASGPCQNGGSCVDMLDGFMCRCRPGYLGLQCEAGIDECLSDPCSPEGTEQCLDLDNNYKCVCHPGYTGNMCEKNIDDCASSPCMNNGKCYDGVNTFSCQCPPGWTGKRCEIDLSSCQSKPCFNDATCINLFQDYFCVCPSGTDGKQCETAPERCIGNPCMHGGRCQDFGSGLNCTCPSDYDGIGCQYEFDACQTNTCKNGATCIDNGPGYKCICPPGFTGKNCDEDIIDCKENSCPPTATCIDLTNKFYCQCPFNLTGDDCRKTIQVDYDFSFPEETLSSAALTVPFQFTGGRDSFTIAMWVQYAQKDEPGIFFTLYSVTSPHVVQGQRVLIQAHSSGVEVSIFPELQDVFLAFHEYTTINDGQWHHIAIVWNQGTLTLITEGLIASKMEGYGTGRKLPEFGWAVLGKPRMERKTFTEAGFKGQLNKVQIWGRALDVTNEVQKQVRDCRTEPVLYQGLVLTWAGFDDIQGGVERIVPSKCSQHSCPAGYTGPNCEQLQVDKKPPQVEYCPGDLWVIAKNGSAVVNWDEPRFTDNVGVVRVEEKNGHKPGQTLLWGTYRIAYVAFDEVGNAAVCSFRVYVLSEFCPTLADPIGGKQQCKDWGSGGQFKVCEISCNPGLRFSQEVPKFYTCGAEGFWRPTIDPAYPTIYPACSASKPAQRVFKVDMKFPTSVLCNEAGQGVLRQKVRNAINTLNREWNLCSYSIKGTRECKDLNIDVKCDHRSSRPTRNVENDENDSAIAIRERRQASDTYSVQISFPAINDPVVNSNSNQRANIQRLLEKLILEEDQFDVHDILPNTVPDPASLNLESDYACPIGEVVMAPDCVPCSVGSYYEKETKKCVPCAVGSYQSESGQLQCSVCPAIAGRQGVTVSTGARSASHCKERCPAGKYYDDEAGLCRSCGYGFYQPSEGSFKCLLCGLGKTTRTTEAVSLEECRDECADGMHLGIEGECEPCPRGTYRTQGVEPACQQCPAGRTTKQSGASSIEECSLPVCVPGTYLNTTQNSCISCKKGTYQPATQQTICLPCPPNMSTKTVAATSKSECWNPCEANVAGKHCDVNADCLLIPETSDFKCECRPGFNGTGKVCKDVCDGYCENKGTCVKDLRGQPSCRCVGSFIGPHCEDKSDFAYIAGGIAATVVFLIVIALFVWMICARSERVKEPKKLMAQTNDQTGSQVNFYYGAAPYAESIAPSHHSTYAHYYDDEEDGWEMPNFYNETYMKEGLHNGKMNSLARSNASIYGNKEDLYDRLKRHAYNGKKDKSDTESECQ from the exons GATGGGAACTCAAAGGACTTCATTGTTACAAATTTTTCAGCATAAAACATTCATGGGAAAATGCAGCACAACTGTGCAACAG ATATGGCAGTGACTTAGTATTAATTGAGTCATACACTGAAAATAACTATACTGCGTCATTGGCGAGGAGAAGTCTAGGGCCAGCAGATAGAAACAACCAGAAATATTGGTTGGGATTGGCTTCGTTAGACGATCTTCGAACGAATACTTTAGAATATGCTGGTGGAGTTTTAGTGTCACAATATTCtg gATTTTGGTCATTGTCTCAACCCGATCCATCATCTGGAGAATGCGTTGACGTAACTGTTACTGATGAACAGCAGTCGTGGGAGTTGCAAACGTGTGAATCTCTATTGCCATTTTTGTGCAGAGCTAATGCTTGTCCAACAG gcTCGTTTCACTGTTCAAATGGGCGTTGTATTAATTCGGCATTCAAATGTGACAAGCAAAATGATTGCGGTGACTGGTCAGATGAACTGGATTGCTCTTCAAACTGCCACTATTATATGGCTAACAGCGGTGACGTAGTTGAATCTCCCAATTACCCACATAAATATGAAGCCCTGTCTAATTGTAAATGGACATTGGAAGGGCCACAAggtcacaatatattattacag ttCCAAGAATTTGAAACGGAGAAGTCATTTGATACTGTTCAAATTCTTGTTGGTGGCCGTACTGAAGACAAGGCAGTTAATTTAGCAACACTTTCAGGAAAAATGGACTTGAGTAACAAAATGTTTGTGTCGGCTTCCAATTTTATGATTGTTAAATTTAGTTCAGATGCTTCAGTAGAACGTAAAGGTTTTAG ggcTTCATGGAAAACCGAACCTCAAATATGTGGTGGAAATTTAAGAGCAACAACACAGCCACAGCCTTTGACTTCACCAGGATATCCTAATAATTATCCTGGTGGTTTGGAATGCTTGTATACCATCACTGCTCAAGCTGGTAGAATAATTACTCTagag attgaaGATTTAGAATTACAACAAAACAGAGATTTTGTATTGATTAGAGATGGAGATTCACCAAAGAGTCAACCAATTGGACGTTTAACAGGATCGTTAGAAAACAATCCTAGGTTATTAATGTCTACCGGAAaccaaatgtatttatactttaaaacaaGTTTGGGTGACAGCAAAAAAgggtttaaaattaagtactcGCAAGGTTGTAAAGCCACTATAACCGCAGCTAATGGAACAATTGCTTCACCTACTTTTGGCTTATCAAATTACCCAAGCAATTTAGAATGTCTCATTAAAATCAAGAACCCAACTATGAGTCCGTTATCACTGAAATTTGATGCGTTTGTCTTACATCAATCTGATTACGTACAAGTTTATGATGGAGCAAGTACTAGTGGACTGAGACTTCATCCAAATAATGGCTTTACTGGAAGCACTCCTCCTAAAATTACACTTACAGCAGCCAGCGGAGAGATGTTAGTACGATTTGTTACAGATGCATTACACAATCAAAAAGGATGGCATGCAACATTCTCAGCTG actgTCCTACATTGAAGCCTGGTGAAGGAGCATTAGAATCAAACAGAGATACTGCTTTTGGAACAACTGTTACTTTTTCGTGCCCTGTTGGACAAGAATTTGCAACAGGAAAATCGAAAATTACGACTGAATGTTTAATTGGTGGTAATTGGTCAGTTTCCTACATTCCAAAATGTCAAG AGGTGTATTGCGGTCCTGTTCCACAAATTGACAACGGATTCTCAACTGGTTCAACCAATGTTACTTATCGTGGTCAAGCAATGTATCAGTGTTATGCAGGATTTGCTTTCCCAACCAATGAACCTATCGAAAAAGTATCATGCCTTGCAGATGGGCGATGGGAAAGATTGCCAACATGTCTag cTTCTCAATGTCCACCACTTCCGGAAACGCCACATGCcaattttacagttttaaacgGTGGCGGACGAAGCTATGGAACTATAGTTCGGTTCCAGTGTGAGTCAGGATATGTTCGATCAGGACATCCTGTAGTACTTTGTATGAGTAATGGAACCTGGTCTAGTGGAGTTCCAGTCTGTTCTC GCGCTGAGTGTCCCGTACTACCTGAAATCAATAATGGATTTGTTATTGATCAAACTCGTAAATACTTTTATGGAGATGAAGCTCGAGTACAATGTCATCGGGGATTCAAACTTACTGGTGGCCCATCGATAATAAAATGTGGAGCTAATCAAACTTTCTCTAATGTACCAAAATGTGAag ATGTTAACGAATGTGCTGCTAGTCAATGTGATTTGTCATCAACAGAATGTGTCAATAACTTAGGTGGTTTTCATTGTCGTTGTAAGACTGGATTTGCACCTACTATGGAATGTAGGCCAGTTGGGGATCTCGGTATGATTAGTGGAGGAATTTCAGACGATTCTATTACTGTATCTGGATCTGAACCATCATTTACCAAAGag ATGATGAGATTAAATACGATGCGTGGATGGTGCGGTACAAATGTTGAACCGGGTGATAACTGGGTTTTGATTGATTTAAAAGCACCAACAGTTATAAGAGGCTTTAGATCACAAGGTGTAATGAGAGGATCTAACAAAATTGCATTCTCATCTGCTATAAGAATTCAATACTCGAATAATTTAACGGATGTGTTCAGGGATTACACTAATCCCGATGGCACACCTGTTGAATTCCGCATTCTAGAACCTAGTTTATCAGTCCTCAACTTCCCAATGCCCATTGAAGctcaatatattaaactgaAAATACAAGATTATGTAGTTGCTCCTTGTTTAAAACTTGAGTTAGTTGGTTGTACTAGATTAGATTGTGTTGATATAAATGAATGTTCAGTTAACAATGGTGGATGCcagcaaaaatgtattaacagtCCTGGAAGCTATGCATGTTCTTGTAATATTGGATATGAACTGTATGTGAAGAATGGAACAGCTGGATTCGtaataaatgaatttgaaTCTGGTGAAAGAGATGGTGACGTATACCAAAGAAATAAGACCTGTGTTCCAGTTATGTGTCCCAATTTACAAGCACCTGAAAATGGCATGGTTCTTTCTACAAAAGAATCTTATCATTTTGGAGATTTAGTAAACTTCCAGTGCAAATTCGGATACGTGATGGCTGGATCAGCATCCCTTTTATGTACTTCCACTGGAGCATGGAATGGAACAGTACCTCAATGCCAat TTGCAAAATGTGTATCACTTCCTGATGATAAGGTTGAAGGTCTTAAAGTAAGTCGATTTGAAAAAGAAGCAGTACTCGTTccatttaaagaaaatgttaCGTTGAAATGTGAAAACCCAGGACGCACCCTTCGAGGAACTGCAACTTCTGGCTTTAGACAATGTGTTTATGATCCAAAACCG GGTTTCCCTGAATATTGGTTATCTGGAGCAACCCCATCGTGTCCAAGAGTCGATTGTGGTGTACCAATGCCTACAGCTGGGGCTGAATAtggaaattttaaagataCGAGGTACCAATCATCTTTCTTCTTCGGTTGTCAAGATACATTTAAACTTGCTGGACAGACCGACAAGAATGATAATGTAGTGCGTTGTCAAGCAAATGGAGTTTGGGATTTTGGAGATTTAAGATGTGAAGGTCCTGTATGTCAAGATCCAGGAAGACCTACAGATGGTTATCAATTAGCCACTAGTTATGAACAAGGCTCTGAAGTACAATTTGGTTGCAATAAACCAGGTTACATACTGATTAATCCCAGGCCTATTACATGTATCCGAGAGCCCGAATGTAAGGTTATAAAACCATTAGGCTTGACATCTGGCAGAATTCCCGATTCAGCAATTAATGCAACATCAGAAAG gccaAATTATGAAGCTCGTAATATTCGATTGAATTCAGTTACTGGTTGGTGTGGTAAGCAAGAAGCATTTACATATGTTAGCGTGGACTTGGGACAAGTACACAGAGtcaag GCGATTCTTGTGAAAGGTGTAGTTACTAATGATATTGTTGGACGTCCCACCGAAATTCGTTTCTTTTATAAAcaagaagaaaaagaaaatttcgTTGTATACTTCCCAAATTTCAACTTAACAATGCGAGATCCTGGAAACTTTGGTGAACTAGCTATGATTACTTTACCAAAATATGTGCAAGCAAGATTTGTCATTTTAg gaaTCGTTAGCTATATGGATAATGcttgtttgaaatttgaattgatGGGCTGTGAAGAACCGAAAGTTGAACCTTTATTAGGTTTTGATTATGGTCATTCACCATGTGTTG ataaCGAGCCTCcagtatttcaaaattgtcCAACTCAACCGATTATAGTACGTCGGGGACCTAATGGAATAGAACCGGTTAATATGACAGAACCAGTTCCAATTGACAACAGTGGCAGCATTGCAAGACTTGAAGTAAAACcacaaagttttaaattgccATTCTATACATTCCAAGATACAGCTGTAAAATATGTTGCATTTGATTTTGACGGAAACGTAGCCATCtgcgaaataaatattacagttacag ATGAAACCCCGCCACAATTGAGCTGTCCTCAGAGTTATGTCATTGAATTAGTGAACAAACAAGATAATTACGTAGTAAACTTTAATGAAACTCGTAGACGAATTAATGTATCGGACGCTTCTGGCGAGGTCACGCTTACATTTAACCCAGACAGAGCTTCGATAGCTATTGGAGACTTTGAAAACGTAACGGTTACAGCAGCTGATAAATTTGGAAATAAGGCTACCTGTTATTTCCAG GTTTCTGTACAAGCAACTCCTTGTGTCGATTGGGATCTTAAACCACCGTCAAATGGAGCATTAAATTGTTTGCCAACTGATGATAGTGGTTTGGAGTGTATAGCTACTTGCAAAGCTGGATTTAGATTTACTGACGGACAACCAACAAAATCATTTACTTGTGAACAACGAAGTCTATGGTCACCATCTTCAGTTGTTCCAGATTGTGTATCTGAAGATACCCATCAAGCCGATTACCATGTAGTGCCATCTGTAACTTATCGTGCTAATGGAGCAGTCCCATCTTTATGTTTACGACAATATGCTGACATTTTAAGCCAACATTATGGGCCTCTTAATGATATTTTGACAGAAAGATGTTCTGCTGTTAAAGTTAACATGAATGTATCGTTTATTGATACTAAACCACAACTATTAGATGAAAACTTAGTACAG ATTGATTTTGTATTGGGAGTTTTGCCTGAAGTTAGACAGCCTCAATTATATGATTTCTGTGGCTCAACTTTGAATTTAGTTTTCGATCTTAGTGTTTCATATGCTAGTGCTGCTATAGAaccactattaaatatatctgcAGTAGCTAATCAATGCCCTCCGTTGAAAGCTCTCAGATCATCTGTATCTAAAGGATTCACTTGTAATATTGGAGAAGTACTTAATATGGATACTAACCAAGTACCTCGATGct tgcatTGTCCGGCTGGAACATATGCTGGGATCAAACAAACATCATGTATGCCATGTGCTCGTGGTTATTACCAAGATACAGCTCGTCAAGGTGCTTGTATGAAATGTCCAAATGGAACTTACACTAAAGAATTGGGATCAAAAAGTTTGAAAGACTGTATACCAGTGTGTGGATATGGAACTTATTCGCCGACAGGACTCGTTCCTTGTCTCGAATGTCCAAGAAATAGTTATACATCAGAACCACCTACCTCTGGTTTCAAGGAATGTGTATCATGCCCACCTAGCATGTTTACATACCAACCTTCTGCTccaaataaagatttttgcagag CTAAATGTCCACCTGGTCAGTATTCAGAAACTGGTTTAGCGCCTTGCTCACCGTGTCCTCCAAACCACTATCAAGCAGCTAGTGGACAAACTGTATGTATGGGATGTCCTACAAATACAAGGACCAAAGGCGCAGGAGCAGCAGGACGAGATGAATGTCAATCTATCGTATGCACCGAAAGCTCGTGTTTGCATGGTGGACTTTGTGTACCTCTTGGCCATGGAATTCAATGCTTCTGTCCAGCTGGATTTTCAGGAAAACGTTGTGAAATTGATATAGATGAATGTGCTTCTCAACCTTGTTTCAATGGGGGTTCGTGTATAGACCTTCCTCAAGGTTATCGTTGCCAGTGCAAAAACGGATTTAGTGGAATTAATTGCCAAGAAGAGAAGTCTGACTGTAGGAATGATACATGTCCCGAGAGAGCAATGTGTAAAGATGAACCAGGATTAGGAAATTTTACATGTCTCTGTCGTAGTGGATACACAGGGCAAAACTGTGATATGACg ATTGACCCTTGTATGGAAACAATAAACCCGTGTAAGAACTCGGCTACTTGTACTGCACTGAAACAAGGCAGATACAAATGTGAATGTAAGCCTGGTTGGGAAGGTGAACATTGTGATGTAAATATCGATGACTGCGCAGAACGACCATGCCTTTTAGGAGCTGCTTGTACTGATCTCATCAATGATTTCAAGTGCGCGTGCCCTCCAGGTTTTACAGGCAAACGTTGTGAAACAAAAATTGACATATGCGCAGCTAACCCATGCCAGAATGGTGTGTGCGTTGATAGATTGTTCAGTCATCAATGTGTATGTCATCCAGGATGGACTGGTGCTGCTTGTGAAATCAACATTGATGATTGTGCAAGTAACCCATGTGGAAATAATGGAGAATGTACAGACATGGTAAATGGTTATTCTTGTACTTGTGATGTTGGCTATACTGGTAAAAGGTGTCAACATTTGATCGATGATTGTGCTTCGGGACCATGTCAAAATGGAGGATCGTGTGTTGATATGTTGGACGGATTCATGTGCCGATGTAGACCTGGTTACTTAGGTCTGCAGTGTGAAGCTGGAATTGACGAATGTCTAAGTGATCCCTGTAGTCCCGAAGGAACTGAACAATGTTTAGATTTAGACAACAATTACAAGTGCGTTTGTCACCCTGGATATACCGGAAATATGTGTGAAAAGAATATTGATGATTGTGCTTCATCACCGTGTATGAACAATGGTAAATGTTACGACGGTGTGAACACATTCTCTTGCCAATGTCCACCTGGTTGGACTGGAAAACGATGCGAAATCGATTTAAGCTCGTGCCAAAGTAAACCATGTTTCAACGACGCGACATGTATTAACTTGTTCCAGGACTATTTCTGCgt GTGTCCATCAGGAACTGACGGAAAGCAATGCGAAACTGCACCAGAACGTTGCATTGGTAATCCATGTATGCATGGAGGTAGGTGTCAAGACTTTGGATCTGGATTAAATTGCACGTGCCCAAGTGATTACGACGGAATTGGTTGCCAATATGAGTTTGATGCTTGCCAAACTAACACGTGTAAAAATGGTGCTACATGTATTGATAACGGGCCAGGATATAAGTGCATCTGTCCACCTGGATTTACGGGCAAAAATTGTGATGAAGATATAATTGACTGCAAAGAAAACTCATGTCCACCTACAGCTACTTGTATCGATCTTACTAATAAGTTCTATTGCCAATGTCCGTTCAACTTGACAGGAGATGATTGCAGAAAaa ctatCCAAGTTGATTACGATTTTAGTTTCCCAGAAGAGACATTAAGTAGTGCAGCTTTAACAGTTCCATTCCAATTTACGGGTGGTAGAGATAGTTTCACTATTGCCATGTGGGTTCAATATGCACAAAAAGATGAGCCAGGAATATTCTTCACACTTTACAGTGTCAC atctcCTCATGTAGTACAGGGTCAACGAGTACTTATTCAAGCTCACTCTAGTGGTGTTGAGGTATCAATTTTCCCAGAACTTCAAGATGTATTTTTGGCTTTCCACGAATACACTACTATCAATGATGGTCAGTGGCATCACATTGCTATTGTCTGGAATCAAGGAACTCTAACTTTGATTACCGAAGGATTAATTGCAAGTAAAATGGAAGGTTACGGAACTGGAAGGAAGTTACCGGAATT tGGTTGGGCTGTGTTAGGAAAACCAAGGATGGAAAGAAAGACATTTACAGAAGCTGGTTTCAAGGGTCAGCTGAATAAAGTACAAATTTGGGGACGTGCTCTTGATGTTACTAATGAAGTGCAGAAACAAGTACGCGATTGTAGAACCGAGCCAGTACTTTACCAAGGATTGGTTCTCACATGGGCAGGTTTTGATGATATCCAAGGAGGCGTTGAAAGAATTGTTCCTTCAAAATGCAGTCAACATTCTTGCCCAGCCGGATACACCGGACCAAACTGTGAACAGCTTCAAGTTGATAAAAAACCACCTCAAGTTGAATATTGTCCTGGTGATCTTTGGGTAATTGCGAAAAATGGATCGGCGGTTGTTAATTGGGATGAACCGAGATTTACTGATAATGTTGGAGTTGTAAGAGTTGAGGAAAAGAATGGACATAAACCCGGCCAAACACTTCTATGGGGAACTTACCGTATCGCGTACGTTGCATTTGATGAAGTTGGTAACGCTGCAGTATGCTCTTTTAGAGTGTACGTCTtat CTGAATTTTGTCCCACTCTGGCAGATCCAATCGGTGGAAAACAACAATGCAAAGATTGGGGATCTGGTGGACAGTTCAAAGTGTGTGAAATCAGTTGTAATCCAGGATTAAGGTTCTCGCAAGAAGTTCCTAAATTCTACACGTGTGGTGCTGAAGGCTTCTGGAGGCCCACCATTGATCCTGCTTACCCGACAATCTATCCTGCATGTTCAGCGTCTAAACCAGCTCAACGAGTATTCAAGGTCGATATGAAATTCCCTACGTCCGTACTATGTAACGAAGCGGGACAAGGAGTACTGAGACAAAAAGTCAGAAATGCAATAAATACGTTAAACAGAGAATGGAACCTCTGTTCGTATTCTATTAAAGGAACACGCGAGTGCAAAGATTTGAACATTGACGTAAAATGCGATCATCGATCTTCCAGGCCGACAAGAAATGTagaaaatgatgaaaatgatTCCGCTATCGCAATAag agaGAGAAGGCAAGCCAGTGACACATACTCCGTACAAATTTCATTCCCTGCCATCAA CGATCCTGTGGTCAACAGTAACTCGAACCAGAGAGCAAATATTCAGAGGTTGTTGGAAAAGCTCATATTAGAAGAAGATCAATTTGACGTACATGACATACTACCAAACACCGTTCCAGACCCAGCTTCTTTGAACTTGGAATCTGATTACGCTTGTCCTATCGGTGAAGTTGTCATGGCACCAGACTGCG TGCCGTGTTCTGTGGGAAGTTATTACGAAAAGGaaactaaaaaatgtgtaccGTGTGCGGTGGGTTCATATCAAAGCGAATCCGGCCAGTTGCAGTGTTCAGTGTGCCCAGCAATCGCAGGAAGGCAAGGAGTGACTGTGTCGACGGGTGCCAGGTCAGCGTCCCACTGCAAAGAAAGGTGTCCGGCGGGCAAGTACTACGACGACGAGGCCGGTCTATGCAGAAGTTGCGGTTACGGTTTTTACCAACCGTCAGAGGGCAGTTTCAAATGCCTTCTGTGCGGCCTTGGCAAGACTACACGGACCACGGAGGCAGTGTCTCTAGAG GAATGCCGAGACGAGTGTGCCGATGGCATGCACTTGGGTATCGAAGGAGAATGCGAACCGTGTCCAAGGGGCACTTACCGAACTCAAGGCGTCGAACCAGCATGTCAGCAATGTCCCGCTGGTAGAACCACCAAACAATCGGGAGCTTCCAGCATCGAGGAATGCTCGTTGCCAGTCTGTGTGCCag GCACATACTTGAACACTACCCAGAACAGTTGCATCTCATGCAAAAAGGGCACTTACCAACCGGCCACGCAACAGACCATCTGTTTGCCATGTCCTCCGAACATGAGTACTAAGACCGTGGCTGct ACGAGCAAGTCTGAATGCTGGAACCCGTGCGAGGCAAATGTAGCGGGCAAGCACTGTGATGTGAACGCCGACTGTCTGCTAATACCCGAGACGTCCGACTTCAAGTGTGAATGTCGTCCAGGATTCAATGGAACCGGTAAAGTTTGCAAAGACGTGTGTGACGGTTACTGTGAAAATAAGGGAACATGCGTCAAAGACCTACGTGGTCAGCCGTCGTGCCGTTGTGTCGGATCGTTCATCGGACCGCACTGTGAAGACAAATCTGACTTCGCATATATCGCTGGCGGTATTGCGGCTACTGTTGTGTTCCTCATCGTCATCGCGCTGTTCGTGTGGATGATCTGTGCTCGGTCCGAGCGTGTCAAAGAGCCCAAGAAGCTGATGGCTCAGACAAACGACCAGACCGGGTCCCAGGTCAACTTCTACTATGGCGCCGCCCCGTACGCCGAGTCCATAGCACCATCTCACCACTCTACGTATGCACATTACTATGACGATGAGGAGGACGGCTGGGAAATGCCTAACTTCTACAATGAGACGTACATGAAAG AGGGTCTACACAATGGCAAAATGAACAGCTTGGCTAGGTCAAACGCCAGCATTTATGGTAACAAAGAAGACTTATACGACAGACTCAAGAGGCACGCTTACAACGGAAAGAAAG ATAAAAGCGATACCGAAAGCGAATGCCAGTGA